The following proteins come from a genomic window of Deltaproteobacteria bacterium IMCC39524:
- the trxB gene encoding thioredoxin-disulfide reductase produces the protein MSNPDLIYETIILGSGPAGLTAAIYAARSRCCPLMIHGLQPGGQLTTTTAVDNFPGFPEGIDGPELMEKMKLQAERFGTQFVEGDVTKVDLQERPFRLWVGEELYRCLSLIITTGASPKLLGLGNEESLYGKGVSVCATCDGFFYRDREVVVVGGGDTAMEEAVFLTRFAKKVTVVHRRDSLRATPVLADRALGNKAINFKWDSELTEILTDTSGVTGTRIKNLKTGMETEMDCDGIFIAIGHRPNTSLFEGQLEMDNEGYLLTKNGTETNISGVFAAGDVQDQQFRQAVTAAGTGCMAAIQAERFLDDLPYDSELSCKKGVCKPKAQP, from the coding sequence ATGAGCAACCCTGACCTGATTTACGAAACGATCATCCTCGGCTCAGGCCCGGCAGGCCTCACCGCCGCCATCTATGCTGCGCGCAGCCGTTGCTGCCCCCTGATGATCCACGGTCTTCAGCCTGGCGGGCAATTGACCACCACGACGGCGGTCGACAACTTTCCCGGCTTCCCGGAAGGCATAGACGGCCCTGAATTGATGGAAAAGATGAAACTTCAGGCAGAGCGTTTCGGCACTCAATTTGTCGAGGGTGACGTCACCAAGGTCGACTTGCAGGAACGTCCTTTCAGACTCTGGGTGGGAGAAGAGCTCTACCGCTGCCTCTCTCTGATCATCACGACCGGGGCCTCGCCAAAGCTTCTCGGCTTGGGCAACGAAGAGTCGCTCTACGGCAAGGGAGTATCAGTCTGTGCAACCTGCGATGGATTTTTCTATCGCGACCGTGAAGTCGTTGTCGTTGGCGGTGGCGATACTGCAATGGAAGAGGCTGTCTTTTTGACCCGCTTTGCCAAGAAAGTAACCGTTGTTCATCGCCGTGATTCTCTAAGGGCGACACCAGTTCTCGCTGACCGGGCGCTGGGCAACAAAGCGATCAACTTCAAGTGGGACTCCGAGCTCACAGAGATTCTCACTGACACAAGCGGCGTAACCGGAACCCGCATCAAAAATCTTAAAACCGGCATGGAAACTGAGATGGACTGCGATGGCATCTTTATCGCCATCGGCCATCGACCAAACACCTCTCTCTTCGAAGGTCAACTGGAGATGGACAACGAAGGTTACCTGCTCACCAAAAACGGCACGGAGACCAATATCTCCGGAGTCTTTGCTGCAGGTGACGTTCAGGACCAACAATTCCGTCAAGCGGTGACCGCGGCAGGGACCGGTTGCATGGCAGCGATACAGGCTGAGCGCTTTCTCGATGACCTTCCTTACGACTCGGAGCTCTCATGCAAAAAGGGGGTTTGCAAGCCAAAAGCGCAGCCTTAA
- the lipA gene encoding lipoyl synthase, with protein sequence MNMKTRPPRKPDWLKVRFPAGPNYARIDRLHREQGLHSVCRSAACPNQGECWEKGTATFMILGDHCTRDCRFCNVTHEKPLSVDPQETDKVARAVAELELNHAVITSVTRDDLEDGGAAQFAAVTRAIHDYRPECRVELLVPDLQGNHEALSTILMAKPAIFGHNLETVPRLYPLARAGADYQRSLNLLAAAAQAAPDIPIKSGLMLGMGETMGEIPTVMQDLQKAGCRMLTLGQYLQPTRHHLPVVRYVEPSEFSSLRDIGLQLGFAHVEAGPLVRSSYHAAEQFEGDSDEQP encoded by the coding sequence ATGAATATGAAGACCCGCCCACCACGTAAACCCGATTGGCTCAAAGTTCGTTTTCCGGCAGGACCGAACTACGCCCGTATCGATCGCCTGCACCGCGAGCAGGGGCTGCATTCCGTCTGCCGCAGCGCGGCCTGCCCCAACCAGGGAGAATGCTGGGAAAAGGGCACGGCAACCTTCATGATCCTGGGTGACCACTGTACCCGTGATTGCCGTTTTTGTAATGTTACCCACGAAAAACCTCTGTCTGTCGATCCACAGGAAACGGACAAAGTCGCCAGAGCTGTTGCTGAACTGGAATTGAATCACGCAGTGATCACATCGGTCACACGTGACGATCTCGAAGATGGTGGCGCCGCCCAGTTTGCAGCCGTGACCCGCGCGATTCATGATTACCGTCCGGAATGTCGGGTTGAATTGCTTGTGCCCGACCTGCAGGGAAACCACGAAGCCTTGAGCACGATCCTCATGGCCAAACCGGCCATCTTCGGCCACAATCTGGAGACTGTTCCCAGGCTCTATCCTCTTGCCAGGGCTGGCGCCGACTACCAGCGCTCTCTGAACTTGCTCGCTGCAGCCGCGCAGGCAGCTCCCGACATTCCAATCAAGTCGGGCCTGATGCTCGGCATGGGGGAGACCATGGGTGAGATTCCCACTGTCATGCAAGACCTCCAGAAAGCAGGCTGCCGCATGCTGACACTGGGACAATACCTCCAGCCAACCCGTCACCACCTGCCGGTGGTTCGCTATGTCGAACCTTCAGAATTCTCGAGTTTGCGAGACATTGGCCTGCAACTCGGCTTCGCCCATGTCGAAGCAGGGCCGCTGGTGCGTTCTTCCTATCACGCTGCAGAACAATTCGAGGGAGATTCCGATGAGCAACCCTGA
- a CDS encoding 2-oxoglutarate dehydrogenase E1 component, with the protein MSIASNVSPQWLEEQFQLWKSDPDQVSADWQAFFEGFELASQAPATDCDLAAKTSSVDSLIYRYRDLGHLQASTDPLSPEQAEHAELNLAAFGLTEDDLDRTFYPLRFPKHKATLREIIDLLKETYCGKIGVEFMHIQDPKKRTWLKKRMEENRNQPNLARDEQLHILEKLQEATLFEAFLHRKFLGQKRFSLEGGEAIIPLLDTLLMQAAERGVSDLIMGMAHRGRLNVLANIFNKPLENIFAEFQDNLELAFVGDGDVKYHKGYSTDRSFPSGHNIHLSLAANPSHLEAVDPVVIGRCRARHVSYGPGGKKRVLPVLLHGDAAFAGQGLVPEVLNLSQLDGYQSGGTFHLVINNQIGFTTAPAHARSTLYATDIAKMLMVPIFHINGEDPEAAVYATNLALEYRQEFGEDVVVEVICYRRHGHNEGDEPFFTQPLMYEKIRQRPPLHEIYAQQLIEGGLEPQLVKERVDKITQRLEEALEGETKPQTDVGFQAKWTGIKREYSREEPETKVDAETLLKLGSRMASLPEKFNAHPKIARLLKRREESLLKGEGIDWANAEALAFASLLIEHSPVRLSGQDSRRGTFNQRHSTLVDQKNGQLYVPLAFLGKSQAAIQIYDSMLSEAAVLGLEYGYSLETPHGLTIWEAQFGDFANGAQVIIDQFIGTSGTKWDRSSGLVMFLPHGYEGQGPEHSNARIERFMNLCADNNMHVAYPSTPAQLFHLLRRQCKLPYRRPLIVFTPKSLLRFPACSSTLEELSEGSFQAILPCSTPPEQVKTLLLCSGKIYYELQAAVDAENRKDIGLLRIEKLYPLHQEVLQEAVNRYSDAQRIVWVQEEPKNMGPWPHLQYRLGRAIGRNPEYCGRRAAAAPAVGSHRRHKEEQQQIIDAALGNSTDS; encoded by the coding sequence ATGAGTATAGCCAGCAATGTCAGCCCTCAGTGGCTAGAAGAGCAATTTCAACTATGGAAATCCGATCCTGACCAGGTTTCGGCCGACTGGCAGGCTTTTTTCGAAGGCTTCGAGCTTGCCAGTCAAGCTCCGGCTACCGATTGCGACCTGGCGGCCAAAACGTCTTCTGTCGACTCCCTGATTTACCGATATCGCGACCTCGGACACCTGCAGGCCAGCACGGATCCTCTCTCACCCGAACAGGCCGAACACGCAGAACTGAACCTGGCGGCATTCGGTCTCACTGAAGACGACCTCGACCGAACCTTTTACCCGCTACGCTTCCCAAAACATAAAGCCACCCTTCGTGAAATTATTGACCTGCTCAAAGAGACCTATTGCGGGAAAATTGGCGTGGAGTTCATGCACATTCAGGATCCGAAAAAACGGACCTGGCTGAAGAAGCGTATGGAAGAAAACCGCAATCAACCCAACCTGGCTCGCGACGAGCAACTGCACATCCTTGAGAAACTTCAGGAAGCGACCCTTTTCGAAGCATTTCTTCATCGCAAGTTCCTCGGTCAGAAACGCTTCTCACTGGAAGGTGGGGAGGCCATCATTCCACTCTTGGACACCTTGTTGATGCAGGCCGCAGAAAGAGGGGTCAGTGATCTGATTATGGGGATGGCCCATCGTGGCCGCCTCAACGTGCTGGCCAATATTTTCAACAAACCGCTGGAGAATATCTTCGCCGAATTCCAGGACAATCTCGAACTGGCATTTGTTGGCGATGGCGATGTGAAGTATCATAAGGGGTACTCTACTGACCGATCATTCCCCTCCGGACACAATATTCATCTCAGTCTAGCGGCCAACCCGAGCCACCTTGAAGCTGTCGACCCCGTGGTAATCGGCAGGTGTCGAGCCCGACATGTCAGCTACGGACCTGGCGGCAAGAAAAGAGTGTTGCCGGTACTGCTTCATGGCGATGCCGCCTTTGCCGGTCAAGGCTTGGTGCCGGAAGTTCTTAACCTCTCCCAGCTTGATGGCTACCAGTCGGGCGGCACGTTTCATCTGGTTATCAACAACCAGATCGGCTTCACCACCGCCCCAGCCCACGCACGTTCGACCCTTTACGCCACTGATATCGCCAAAATGCTCATGGTGCCTATCTTTCATATCAACGGCGAAGATCCTGAAGCAGCCGTTTATGCGACCAACCTGGCATTGGAATATCGCCAAGAGTTCGGTGAAGACGTGGTCGTTGAAGTCATCTGCTATCGTCGCCATGGTCACAATGAAGGAGATGAGCCTTTTTTCACACAACCGCTCATGTACGAGAAGATTCGCCAAAGACCCCCACTACATGAAATTTACGCACAACAATTGATTGAAGGTGGCCTTGAGCCTCAATTGGTCAAGGAACGTGTCGACAAGATAACTCAGCGCCTCGAAGAGGCCCTTGAAGGAGAAACCAAGCCACAAACCGATGTAGGTTTCCAGGCAAAGTGGACGGGCATAAAACGCGAATATTCACGGGAAGAGCCGGAGACCAAGGTTGACGCGGAAACCCTCTTAAAACTGGGCTCGCGGATGGCAAGCCTGCCGGAGAAATTCAACGCTCACCCTAAAATTGCACGTCTTCTCAAACGCCGCGAAGAGAGCCTCCTCAAAGGGGAAGGTATCGATTGGGCCAACGCTGAAGCACTCGCCTTTGCCTCATTATTGATTGAGCATTCCCCTGTACGCCTCTCGGGACAGGACTCGCGTCGCGGCACCTTCAACCAACGACATTCAACCCTGGTTGACCAGAAAAACGGGCAACTTTATGTCCCTCTGGCCTTCCTGGGAAAAAGCCAGGCTGCAATCCAGATTTACGACAGCATGCTCTCTGAGGCTGCTGTGCTGGGCCTTGAATACGGTTATTCACTGGAAACGCCGCACGGTCTGACAATCTGGGAAGCCCAGTTTGGTGACTTTGCCAACGGCGCCCAGGTCATCATCGACCAGTTCATCGGTACGAGCGGCACCAAGTGGGACCGCTCCAGCGGTCTGGTGATGTTTCTACCGCATGGCTACGAAGGCCAGGGACCAGAGCATTCAAACGCCCGCATTGAACGTTTCATGAATCTCTGTGCCGACAACAATATGCACGTCGCCTATCCAAGTACCCCGGCACAACTTTTTCACCTCCTGCGCCGGCAGTGCAAACTCCCCTACCGTCGGCCATTAATCGTCTTCACCCCGAAAAGTCTCCTGCGCTTTCCAGCCTGCAGCAGCACTCTTGAAGAGTTGAGCGAAGGTTCTTTTCAGGCGATTCTGCCTTGTAGCACACCGCCGGAACAAGTTAAGACACTGCTTCTCTGTAGCGGTAAAATTTACTACGAGCTCCAGGCCGCAGTTGACGCTGAGAACAGGAAGGACATCGGCCTGTTGCGCATAGAGAAACTTTATCCTCTCCATCAGGAGGTATTACAGGAAGCAGTAAATCGATATAGCGACGCTCAACGCATTGTCTGGGTTCAGGAAGAGCCGAAGAATATGGGACCCTGGCCCCACCTGCAATACCGACTGGGCCGGGCCATAGGCAGAAATCCTGAATATTGCGGACGTCGGGCTGCAGCAGCGCCCGCGGTCGGATCACACCGTCGCCACAAGGAAGAACAACAACAGATCATTGACGCAGCCCTTGGCAACTCAACTGATTCTTAA
- a CDS encoding rubredoxin: MTKFRCVICDYIYDPAEGDPGNGIDPGTSFEDLPEDWCCPLCGADKSNFEAA; the protein is encoded by the coding sequence ATGACCAAGTTTCGTTGCGTAATCTGTGACTACATCTACGACCCGGCTGAAGGCGATCCCGGCAACGGCATTGACCCCGGCACCTCTTTCGAAGATCTGCCTGAGGATTGGTGCTGCCCCCTCTGTGGTGCAGATAAAAGCAATTTCGAAGCCGCCTAA
- the elbB gene encoding isoprenoid biosynthesis glyoxalase ElbB produces the protein MAKRIGVILSGCGVYDGSEIHEAVITLLAIDRAGAEAVCMAPDIPQMHVINHLTGEPEAGATRNVLIESARIARGKIQDLAKVQASDLDALILPGGFGAAKNLCNFAVAGADCEVNAETARLLKGMYAAKKPIAAVCIAPAVLSKVLGDENISPKLTIGNDEGTAAALAALGSEHIQCPVEEFVIDRDNKLVSSPAYMLAGRISEAAEGIEKTVQALIGMID, from the coding sequence ATGGCAAAGCGTATCGGTGTCATCCTGTCCGGCTGCGGCGTCTACGACGGCAGCGAGATCCACGAAGCAGTCATCACCTTACTGGCCATTGATCGCGCCGGCGCTGAAGCCGTCTGCATGGCTCCGGATATTCCCCAGATGCACGTCATCAATCACCTGACCGGAGAGCCTGAAGCCGGCGCAACTCGAAACGTACTGATTGAGTCTGCTCGCATCGCCCGGGGCAAGATTCAAGACCTGGCAAAGGTTCAGGCCTCTGATCTTGACGCGTTGATATTGCCCGGAGGTTTTGGGGCCGCGAAGAACCTTTGCAACTTCGCTGTCGCTGGCGCTGACTGTGAAGTCAATGCTGAGACAGCTCGCCTGCTCAAGGGAATGTACGCTGCAAAGAAACCGATTGCTGCTGTCTGCATCGCCCCGGCAGTCCTTTCCAAGGTCCTGGGTGACGAAAACATCTCGCCCAAACTAACGATTGGCAACGATGAGGGAACCGCAGCAGCACTCGCTGCGCTTGGCTCAGAGCATATTCAGTGTCCTGTTGAAGAATTTGTCATAGATCGCGACAATAAGCTGGTTTCAAGCCCGGCTTACATGCTTGCCGGCAGGATTTCAGAAGCTGCTGAAGGCATCGAAAAAACCGTTCAGGCTCTGATCGGGATGATTGACTGA